From the genome of Alkalihalobacillus sp. TS-13:
GGGGGGGTGAGTCGGATGTTCGAACTTGAAAACCTTAGACTGAAGTTTCCGGGTGACGAACGATTGCTTTTCAAGGACTTATCGGTTCAGTTTGAAAAAGGTGAAAAAGTGCTGTTGCTCGGACCGTCAGGATGTGGGAAATCGACTCTGCTTCAAGTTTTGTCAGGGCTCATCCCGCAATCGGTCGAAGTCCCGATGAAAGTGGAAAAGATCCAACTTCCTGAATCCTGGGGCTATGTGTTTCAGGATCCGGACTCGCAATTTTGCATGCCTTACGTTGATGAGGAACTCGCTTTCGTATTGGAAAACCTGCAGATACCGCGAGAAGAGATGCCTGAAAGAATCACCTCCCTTTTAAAAGCGGTAGGGTTGGACTTGGCAGACCCCCATATACCTATACAAACACTGTCAGGCGGGATGAAGCAGCGGCTGGCAATTGCATCTGTCCTTGCGCTCGAGCCAGAGGTGCTGTTTCTTGATGAACCGACAGCATTACTCGATCCGCGAGGGACAGAAGAAATCTGGGAGACGGTCAAAAGGATCAGCGACGGTAAAACTCTTATCATCGTGGAACACAAGCTCGATCATGTTTTGGACCTGGTTGATCGGATCATCCTGTTCAATGACCATGGCGAGATCATAGCAGATGGCCACAAGGATCGAGTGTTGAAAAACTACCGGAAAACGATGCAAGAGCAAGGTATCTGGTATCCAGGAGTCTGGCAGGACTACCTGCGGAACCGGACAGCGAAAAGGACACTGGGACCAGCACAGGAAATCGTAATCGAACTTAACAATTTTTCTGGTTATCGGAAAAAGAAACCCCTAATCTCAGTTGAAGAGGCGGCGATCCGGACCGGCGAGTGGATTACGATTGTCGGTGAAAACGGAGCTGGCAAGTCGACGCTGTTGCATGCGCTCATGCAGTTCATCAAGACGACAGGGCATTATGAAATCCATGGCGAGGCGATCAAAAACGGAAAACGGATAACAGATCATTTGACCTTCGTTTTTCAAAATCCGGAATTCCAGTTCGTCACTAATTCGGTGTATGAAGAAATCGCTTATGGATTGCAGCTGGAAAGGCTGGAGGAGCCGGCTATTCAAGAAAGAGTGCTGGAGGTGCTTGAGCGGTTCCGGCTCAGCGATTATCAATATCACCACCCGTATCATCTGTCGATGGGACAGAAACGTAGGCTGAGTGTCGCGGCGTCGATTGTTCAGGGCCAGCCGGTTTTACTTTTGGATGAACCGACATTCGGTCAGGATTCGAAAAACACTTTCGCGTTGTTGGAAATGCTTGAAGCTTTTCAGCATGCTGGCGTCACGATCCTCATGGTGACGCACGACCGCCATATCGTCGAGCATTTCGCGACCCGGGTCTGGACGATTGAAAACGGTTTATTGGTAAGTAACGAACAAATCCAGGTAAAAGAGCCTGTACATGCATAGGAGGGATGGCGATGGATTTCGGCTTTAAGGAAACCTGGCTTCATAAGATCAATCCGACGTTGAAGCTGTTTACAATGATTGTCCTTTTCATCTTCGTCCTTTTTGTACACCAGATCAATTGGCTGATCAATTTGACACTCGGGGCGTTCATCCTGTTCTGGTTCTTTTCCGGTCACCCTAAAAAGCGGCTCAGCCTTCTGATGATACCTTTCGTAATTATCTTCATTTCAACCGCCTCTTCGATGATCCTTTTCGGAAAAGGGGAGACGACCTGGCTGAAATGGGGATTGATCCATGTGACCGAAGAGAGCTTTTACCGGGGGCTTCATCTCGGCTTCAGGGCAATGATTTTCGCTTTGTTGGGGTTGACTTTTGCGCTTACGACACGACCCGTCAACTTGTTCTATTCCTTAATGCAACAGGTGAAATTGAACCCGAAATATGCATATAGCTTCATGGCTGGGCTCCGCCTGATCCCGATCATGATCGAAGAATTTCTGACGATCCGTAATGCGATGAAAGTCAGGGGAGTCGAACAGCAACGGGGTATTCGAGCGCTTTATTTTAAAATCAAATCCTACTCGATTCCACTGTTGTCCCAGAGCATCAGGAGAGCTCACCGGATTGCTGTCGCAATGGAAGCGAAGCGTTTTACCGGAATGGGAAAGCGGACCTATTACTACAAGCTCGGGTTTTCGTTCAACGACGGCGTCTTCATTATGTACCTGGGTGCTCTGATTCTAGGGAGCTATTATCTGTCTACAATCTGGCCGTTCTTCCCGGTCGGGGACGTCCGTTACTAGATTTAAAGAAAGGTGGGGAGGCTCTTGAAAAAAGAGTTGCACGTCCTATCAACCGGCAGTCAACCAATCGGGACCATTTCAGAGATTGCGGGTACCATCCATGCTCATATCGATTTCATCCATATCCGTGAGAAATCATGGACAGCAAAGGAGTATGTAAAAGCAATCGAGCAGATGATCCAAAACGGCGT
Proteins encoded in this window:
- a CDS encoding ABC transporter ATP-binding protein; translated protein: MFELENLRLKFPGDERLLFKDLSVQFEKGEKVLLLGPSGCGKSTLLQVLSGLIPQSVEVPMKVEKIQLPESWGYVFQDPDSQFCMPYVDEELAFVLENLQIPREEMPERITSLLKAVGLDLADPHIPIQTLSGGMKQRLAIASVLALEPEVLFLDEPTALLDPRGTEEIWETVKRISDGKTLIIVEHKLDHVLDLVDRIILFNDHGEIIADGHKDRVLKNYRKTMQEQGIWYPGVWQDYLRNRTAKRTLGPAQEIVIELNNFSGYRKKKPLISVEEAAIRTGEWITIVGENGAGKSTLLHALMQFIKTTGHYEIHGEAIKNGKRITDHLTFVFQNPEFQFVTNSVYEEIAYGLQLERLEEPAIQERVLEVLERFRLSDYQYHHPYHLSMGQKRRLSVAASIVQGQPVLLLDEPTFGQDSKNTFALLEMLEAFQHAGVTILMVTHDRHIVEHFATRVWTIENGLLVSNEQIQVKEPVHA
- a CDS encoding energy-coupling factor transporter transmembrane protein EcfT encodes the protein MAMDFGFKETWLHKINPTLKLFTMIVLFIFVLFVHQINWLINLTLGAFILFWFFSGHPKKRLSLLMIPFVIIFISTASSMILFGKGETTWLKWGLIHVTEESFYRGLHLGFRAMIFALLGLTFALTTRPVNLFYSLMQQVKLNPKYAYSFMAGLRLIPIMIEEFLTIRNAMKVRGVEQQRGIRALYFKIKSYSIPLLSQSIRRAHRIAVAMEAKRFTGMGKRTYYYKLGFSFNDGVFIMYLGALILGSYYLSTIWPFFPVGDVRY